From one Deinococcus aquiradiocola genomic stretch:
- a CDS encoding ParA family protein codes for MKILGIVNQKGGVGKTTTAINLSAYLAAGGRRVLLVDMDAQGNASSGLGQRGVQQGLYQALLDPASAASFVVETGTPGLSLLPATPDLAGAGVELADDTGALRAVLDALPGYDLVVIDAPPSLGPLTINVLAAADALIIPLQAEYYALEGLAGLTDTVERVRQALNPGLRILGVALTMFDGRTNLAQEVEQNVRGHFGELVFWSVIPRNVRLSEAPSYAKPIGAFAPMSAGAAAYKRLSEEVMQRVEKI; via the coding sequence ATGAAGATCCTGGGCATCGTCAATCAGAAGGGGGGGGTGGGCAAGACCACCACCGCCATCAACCTGAGCGCCTACCTCGCCGCAGGTGGACGGCGGGTGCTGCTGGTCGACATGGACGCCCAGGGGAACGCCAGCAGCGGCCTCGGGCAGCGCGGCGTGCAGCAGGGCCTGTACCAGGCGCTCCTCGACCCGGCCAGCGCCGCCAGCTTCGTGGTCGAGACGGGCACGCCCGGCCTGTCGCTGCTGCCCGCCACGCCGGACCTCGCGGGCGCGGGCGTGGAACTCGCGGACGACACCGGCGCGCTGCGCGCCGTGCTGGACGCCCTGCCCGGCTACGACCTCGTGGTGATCGACGCGCCGCCCAGCCTCGGGCCGCTCACCATCAACGTGCTCGCCGCCGCCGACGCCCTCATCATCCCGCTGCAGGCCGAATACTACGCGCTGGAGGGCCTCGCGGGCCTCACGGACACCGTCGAACGCGTCCGGCAGGCCCTCAACCCCGGCCTGCGCATCCTGGGCGTGGCGCTCACCATGTTCGACGGGCGCACCAACCTCGCGCAGGAAGTCGAGCAGAACGTCCGCGGGCACTTCGGTGAACTGGTGTTCTGGAGCGTCATCCCCCGCAACGTCCGCCTGTCCGAAGCGCCCAGTTACGCCAAACCCATCGGGGCCTTCGCGCCCATGTCGGCCGGAGCCGCCGCGTACAAACGGCTCTCCGAGGAGGTGATGCAGCGTGTCGAAAAAATCTGA
- the rsmG gene encoding 16S rRNA (guanine(527)-N(7))-methyltransferase RsmG, which translates to MTPEGRELLRQAAQDLSVDLGERLELFSRFHDLFREASQRTNLTAITDERDIILKHYVDSLSCLLSGELDGPHTVLDLGTGAGFPGMPLAMARPDLQFTLLDATRKKIAFVTQAIGEVPVPNARAVAGRAEALGRDPETRASFDRVVTRAVSALPVLTELCLPLLRVGGVLIAQKGPLRDEELEAGMRAAGVVGGELLRAVPFTLPVLGDPRTLVLIRKTRPTPNRFPRLDGVPAKTPLF; encoded by the coding sequence GTGACCCCCGAGGGACGCGAACTGCTGCGTCAGGCGGCCCAGGACCTCAGCGTGGACCTCGGGGAACGGCTGGAGCTGTTCTCGCGCTTTCACGACCTGTTCCGTGAGGCGAGCCAGCGCACCAACCTGACGGCCATCACCGACGAACGCGACATCATCCTCAAGCACTACGTCGATTCGCTCAGCTGCCTGCTGAGCGGCGAACTGGACGGCCCGCACACGGTCCTCGACCTGGGGACGGGCGCGGGCTTCCCCGGCATGCCGCTCGCCATGGCGCGGCCCGACCTGCAGTTCACGCTGCTGGACGCCACCCGCAAGAAGATCGCCTTCGTCACGCAGGCCATCGGGGAGGTGCCCGTCCCGAACGCCCGCGCCGTCGCGGGCCGTGCCGAGGCGCTGGGCCGCGACCCCGAGACGCGCGCCAGCTTCGACCGCGTCGTGACGCGCGCCGTGAGCGCCCTCCCCGTGTTGACCGAACTCTGCCTGCCGCTGCTGCGCGTGGGCGGAGTCCTGATCGCCCAGAAGGGACCGCTGCGCGACGAGGAACTCGAGGCGGGCATGCGGGCGGCCGGCGTGGTGGGCGGCGAACTGCTGCGCGCCGTGCCGTTCACGCTGCCGGTGCTGGGCGACCCTCGCACCCTGGTCCTGATCCGCAAGACACGGCCCACCCCCAACCGCTTCCCGAGGCTGGACGGCGTGCCCGCCAAAACTCCGCTATTCTGA
- the mnmG gene encoding tRNA uridine-5-carboxymethylaminomethyl(34) synthesis enzyme MnmG, whose protein sequence is MKEFGRQWNVLVIGGGHAGIEAAWAAARFAPVALMVSNPATIGRMPCNPAVGGPGKSQLVAEVTALGGLMGRVADETAIHTRMLNTSKGPAVHSLRIQNERDQYAERAQEHVLAHPNIVILRAEAADLSLDGEGWQVTSTDGRVFRARSVVIAAGTFLRAQTWYGRHTRAEGRQGEPPSLRLSDPLSRGGHRLKRYKTGTPPRIRADSVDFASLQEIPADPVPHSFTGTPGPDAARSPTWQTHTTPDTHRLIQENLHESPMYAGDIEGLGPRYCPSIEDKVVRFAHHDRHLLFVEPDGVQTSEVYLQGFSSSLPPHLQDRLVRSLPGFEASVIQRYAYAVEYDVVDSMELTLNLESRFLPGVFTAGQLNGTSGYEEAAAQGLVAGTAAARRGLGLDVPVFERAGGYIGVMLDDLVFKGSDEPYRMMTSRVEHRLIARQDNADLRMLPLGRELGLLTPEDERRVRGKYERIEAARQALAGQRVNGTPGDGWLRRPEFALTDLEAMGFTLPTLTRQERESLEIGVKYAGYIERAERQVAGEARARETRLDGLDFAAVPALSSEAREKLTRLRPGTLEQASRISGVRHGDLTALLVHLRGRNVSRET, encoded by the coding sequence GTGAAAGAGTTCGGACGGCAGTGGAATGTACTCGTGATCGGCGGCGGGCACGCCGGCATCGAGGCGGCGTGGGCGGCCGCCAGATTCGCCCCGGTGGCCCTGATGGTCAGCAACCCCGCCACCATCGGCCGCATGCCGTGCAACCCGGCGGTCGGCGGTCCCGGCAAGAGCCAGCTGGTGGCGGAGGTGACGGCGCTCGGCGGGCTGATGGGCCGCGTGGCGGACGAGACGGCCATCCACACCCGCATGCTGAACACCAGCAAGGGACCGGCCGTGCACTCGCTCCGCATCCAGAACGAGCGCGACCAGTACGCCGAGCGCGCGCAGGAGCACGTACTGGCGCACCCGAACATCGTGATCCTGCGCGCCGAGGCCGCCGACCTCAGCCTGGACGGGGAAGGCTGGCAGGTCACGTCCACCGACGGGCGCGTCTTCCGGGCGCGCAGCGTCGTGATCGCCGCCGGGACCTTCCTGCGGGCGCAGACGTGGTACGGCCGCCACACCCGCGCCGAGGGACGGCAGGGCGAACCGCCGTCCCTGCGCCTGTCGGATCCCCTGTCGCGCGGCGGGCACCGCCTCAAGCGCTACAAGACCGGCACGCCGCCCCGCATCCGCGCGGACTCGGTGGATTTCGCGTCGCTGCAGGAGATCCCGGCCGACCCGGTCCCGCACAGCTTCACGGGGACGCCCGGCCCGGACGCGGCCCGCTCGCCGACGTGGCAGACGCACACCACGCCGGACACGCACCGGCTGATTCAGGAGAACCTGCACGAGTCCCCGATGTACGCGGGCGACATCGAGGGCCTCGGGCCGCGCTACTGCCCGAGCATCGAGGACAAGGTCGTGCGGTTCGCGCACCACGACCGGCATCTGCTGTTCGTGGAGCCGGACGGCGTCCAGACGAGCGAGGTGTACCTGCAGGGCTTCAGCTCGTCGCTGCCGCCGCACCTGCAGGACCGGCTGGTCCGGAGCCTGCCGGGCTTCGAGGCGTCCGTGATCCAGCGGTACGCGTACGCCGTGGAGTACGACGTGGTGGACAGCATGGAACTGACCCTGAACCTGGAGTCGCGGTTCCTGCCGGGCGTCTTCACGGCCGGGCAGCTGAACGGCACGTCCGGTTACGAGGAGGCGGCCGCGCAGGGCCTCGTGGCGGGCACGGCGGCCGCGCGGCGCGGGCTGGGCCTGGACGTGCCGGTGTTCGAGCGGGCGGGCGGGTACATCGGCGTGATGCTGGACGATCTGGTCTTCAAGGGCAGCGACGAGCCGTACCGCATGATGACGAGCCGGGTGGAGCACCGCCTGATCGCCCGGCAGGACAACGCGGACCTGCGGATGCTGCCGCTGGGCCGCGAACTGGGCCTGCTGACCCCGGAGGACGAGCGGCGGGTGCGCGGCAAGTACGAGCGGATCGAGGCGGCCCGGCAGGCACTCGCGGGGCAGCGCGTGAACGGCACGCCCGGCGACGGCTGGCTGCGCCGACCGGAGTTCGCGCTGACGGACCTGGAGGCGATGGGGTTCACGCTGCCGACCCTGACCCGGCAGGAGCGCGAGTCGCTGGAGATCGGCGTGAAGTACGCCGGGTACATCGAACGGGCCGAGCGGCAGGTGGCGGGCGAGGCGCGCGCCCGTGAGACGCGGCTGGACGGCCTGGATTTTGCGGCGGTCCCGGCCCTGTCGAGCGAGGCGCGAGAGAAGCTGACGCGGCTGCGGCCCGGCACGCTGGAGCAGGCCTCGCGGATTTCCGGGGTACGTCACGGCGACCTGACGGCGCTGCTGGTCCATCTGAGGGGCCGCAATGTTTCACGGGAAACCTGA
- a CDS encoding thiamine pyrophosphate-dependent dehydrogenase E1 component subunit alpha has protein sequence MLEAFPLMPDQIVSEDGQLQPGETVTHTPAELRALWEQMTLVREFDRKLVTLLRQGRTTFYAQASGMEATQVGIATGLRPGHDWVWGYYRDQGVALGLGMTLHEIVSQMLGSNSDLNKGRQMPHHAGSARCRFVSGSSSIASQLPPAVGMAMAQAYLGLDEVTVVTFGDGATSEGDWHAALNMAAVQGAPCLFICENNQWAISTPVTRQTRAESIHIKARAYGMPGYFVDGNDVLAVQRAVRTLADGIRAGSGPVLLECLTYRVGSHSNADADAEKSYRTRDEVNAWTSRDPIERLERFMARQGQEIGAQDRAQVVARIHRDVEDAVARAEASGQPDWRTMLEDVYADTPSHLRHAYEDLRQEYGSGGTK, from the coding sequence ATGCTCGAAGCCTTTCCACTCATGCCGGACCAGATCGTCAGCGAGGACGGTCAGCTGCAGCCGGGCGAGACCGTGACCCACACGCCCGCCGAACTGCGCGCCCTCTGGGAACAGATGACGCTCGTCCGTGAATTCGACCGCAAACTCGTGACGCTGCTCCGGCAGGGCCGCACCACCTTCTATGCGCAGGCGAGCGGCATGGAAGCCACGCAGGTCGGCATCGCGACCGGCCTGCGGCCCGGACACGACTGGGTGTGGGGCTACTACCGCGATCAGGGCGTCGCGCTGGGGCTCGGCATGACGCTGCACGAGATCGTGTCGCAGATGCTCGGCTCGAACAGCGACCTGAACAAGGGCCGCCAGATGCCGCACCACGCCGGGTCCGCCCGCTGCCGCTTCGTGAGCGGGTCGTCCAGCATCGCGTCGCAGCTGCCGCCCGCCGTCGGCATGGCGATGGCGCAGGCGTACCTGGGCCTGGACGAGGTCACGGTCGTCACCTTCGGGGACGGCGCGACCAGCGAGGGCGACTGGCACGCCGCGCTCAACATGGCGGCCGTGCAGGGCGCCCCCTGCCTGTTCATCTGCGAGAACAACCAGTGGGCGATCAGTACGCCCGTCACCCGGCAGACGCGCGCCGAGAGTATCCACATCAAGGCCCGCGCGTACGGCATGCCCGGCTACTTCGTGGACGGCAACGACGTGCTCGCCGTGCAGCGCGCCGTACGCACCCTCGCAGACGGCATCCGGGCGGGCAGCGGCCCGGTGCTGCTCGAATGCCTCACGTACCGGGTCGGGTCGCACAGCAACGCCGACGCGGACGCCGAGAAGTCGTACCGGACGCGCGACGAGGTGAACGCCTGGACGTCCCGCGACCCGATCGAGCGCCTGGAGCGCTTCATGGCGCGGCAGGGGCAGGAGATCGGCGCGCAGGACCGCGCGCAGGTCGTGGCGCGCATCCACCGCGACGTGGAGGACGCCGTCGCGCGCGCCGAGGCGAGCGGCCAGCCGGACTGGCGCACCATGCTGGAAGACGTGTACGCCGACACGCCCTCGCACCTGCGCCACGCGTACGAGGACCTGAGGCAGGAGTACGGCAGCGGAGGAACGAAATGA
- a CDS encoding alpha-ketoacid dehydrogenase subunit beta produces the protein MTATSSTGRQDTPQDTAPTAPETVTLTLIQAVTEALRGELRRDDRVVVFGEDVGARGGVFLATAGLQAEFGVRRVFDTPLAEAAIVGAAVGMAVRGLRPVAEIQFADYIGPGFDQLTSQAAKLRYRSGGQFSCPMVVRTPSGGGVKGGHHHSQSPEAYYCHTPGLKVVMPSTPYDAMGLLRTAIRGEDPVMFFEPKRLYRAAKGEVPTADFTVEFGRAAVRRTGTDLTIVGYGGVMPDAEKAADALAAEGVSVEVLDLRTLVPWDREAVLASVEKTGRAVLVSEAPRIGNFMGEVASRIGEEAFGSLLAPVMQVAGFDTPYPYAQDRVYLPGPARILNACVKALQY, from the coding sequence ATGACCGCCACCAGCAGCACAGGCAGACAGGACACCCCGCAGGACACGGCCCCTACAGCGCCCGAGACGGTCACGCTGACGCTGATCCAGGCGGTCACGGAGGCGCTGCGCGGCGAGCTGCGCCGCGACGACCGCGTGGTCGTGTTCGGCGAGGACGTCGGCGCGCGCGGCGGCGTGTTCCTCGCGACGGCCGGACTGCAGGCGGAGTTCGGGGTGCGGCGCGTGTTCGACACGCCGCTCGCGGAAGCCGCCATCGTCGGGGCAGCCGTGGGCATGGCGGTGCGCGGCCTGCGGCCCGTCGCGGAAATTCAGTTCGCGGACTACATCGGGCCGGGCTTCGACCAGCTCACCAGTCAGGCCGCGAAACTCCGGTACCGTTCCGGCGGGCAGTTCAGCTGCCCGATGGTGGTCCGCACCCCGTCCGGCGGCGGCGTGAAGGGCGGGCACCACCACAGCCAGAGCCCCGAAGCGTACTACTGTCACACGCCGGGCCTGAAGGTCGTGATGCCCAGCACCCCGTACGACGCGATGGGCCTGCTGCGCACCGCCATCCGGGGCGAGGACCCGGTCATGTTCTTCGAACCGAAACGCCTGTACCGCGCCGCGAAGGGCGAGGTGCCCACCGCGGACTTCACGGTGGAGTTCGGGCGGGCCGCCGTGCGCCGCACCGGCACGGACCTGACCATCGTCGGGTACGGCGGCGTGATGCCGGACGCCGAGAAGGCCGCCGACGCGCTCGCGGCGGAAGGCGTGAGCGTGGAGGTGCTGGACCTGCGGACCCTGGTGCCCTGGGACCGCGAAGCGGTGCTGGCGTCCGTCGAGAAGACCGGCAGGGCCGTGCTGGTGAGCGAGGCGCCGCGCATCGGGAACTTCATGGGCGAGGTCGCGTCCCGCATCGGGGAGGAGGCCTTCGGGAGCCTGCTCGCGCCGGTGATGCAGGTGGCAGGCTTCGACACGCCGTACCCGTACGCGCAGGACCGCGTGTACCTGCCGGGACCGGCCCGCATCCTGAACGCGTGCGTGAAGGCGCTGCAGTACTGA
- a CDS encoding dihydrolipoamide acetyltransferase family protein encodes MSKQLLLPELAESVIEGEILKWLIQEGETVALEQPICEVMTDKVTVELPSPYAGVLEKQLAKEGEVVAVHAPIALISEPGAATGAGGGDAVQAPVQTPVASAVQDAAPDGEEQDTSLFKVVEGGDTLPLTALAGLRNAARPADTVPTDTAPAGAATGVRADAGRVLAVPAARQLARELGVELTQVQGSGPNGRIRPLDVHRHAQRSAEPAQTPKDPAPAAQTPTVQTPTAPAPATQNAKPAGLGIPPVTYRTPKGYEALERRVPLRGMRRAISTQMQASHLYTVRTLTVDEANLTALVETRARLNAALAPEGRKLSYLPFIFKAVVAALRKYPSLNTSLDEERGEIVQKDYYHLGMAVTTDDGLTVPVIRDADRRSLLDLGDAVTTLAGKARAKTLTPDDLTGSSFSVTNIGSIGALFSFPIINVPDAAILGVHSVVRRPIVAPDGSIVAADMMYLSLSFDHRLVDGAEAARFCKEVIRLLENPELLMAST; translated from the coding sequence ATGTCGAAACAACTGCTGTTGCCTGAACTGGCCGAGAGCGTGATCGAGGGCGAGATCCTGAAGTGGCTGATTCAGGAGGGCGAGACCGTCGCGCTGGAACAACCGATCTGTGAAGTCATGACCGACAAGGTCACGGTGGAACTGCCGAGTCCCTACGCGGGCGTGCTGGAAAAGCAGCTCGCGAAGGAGGGCGAGGTGGTGGCGGTCCACGCGCCCATCGCGCTGATCTCCGAGCCCGGCGCGGCCACCGGAGCGGGCGGAGGAGATGCCGTGCAGGCCCCCGTGCAGACTCCGGTGGCGAGCGCCGTACAGGACGCCGCTCCGGACGGCGAGGAGCAGGACACCAGCCTCTTCAAGGTCGTGGAGGGCGGCGACACCCTGCCGCTCACGGCGCTGGCAGGCCTGCGGAACGCGGCCCGCCCCGCCGACACTGTGCCCACCGACACCGCACCGGCGGGTGCGGCGACCGGGGTACGGGCCGACGCCGGACGCGTGCTGGCCGTCCCGGCCGCGCGGCAGCTGGCGCGCGAACTGGGCGTGGAACTGACGCAGGTGCAGGGCAGCGGCCCGAACGGCCGCATCCGCCCGCTGGACGTGCACCGGCACGCGCAGCGCAGCGCCGAGCCCGCCCAGACCCCCAAGGACCCGGCCCCCGCTGCCCAGACCCCTACAGTCCAGACCCCCACAGCCCCGGCGCCCGCCACCCAGAACGCGAAACCGGCCGGGCTGGGCATCCCGCCCGTCACGTACCGCACCCCGAAAGGCTACGAGGCGCTGGAACGCCGCGTCCCGCTGCGCGGCATGCGCCGCGCCATCAGCACGCAGATGCAGGCCAGCCACCTCTATACCGTCCGCACCCTCACGGTGGACGAGGCGAACCTCACGGCCCTCGTCGAGACGCGCGCCCGCCTGAACGCCGCGCTCGCCCCGGAAGGCCGCAAGCTCAGCTACCTGCCGTTCATCTTCAAGGCGGTCGTCGCGGCCCTCCGGAAGTACCCGAGCCTCAACACCTCCCTCGACGAGGAACGCGGCGAGATCGTCCAGAAGGACTACTACCACCTCGGGATGGCCGTCACCACCGACGACGGCCTGACCGTGCCCGTCATCCGCGACGCGGACCGGCGCAGCCTGCTGGACCTCGGTGACGCCGTCACCACGCTGGCCGGAAAGGCCCGCGCGAAGACCCTCACGCCCGACGACCTGACCGGCAGCAGTTTCAGCGTCACCAACATCGGCAGCATCGGGGCGCTGTTCAGCTTCCCGATCATCAACGTGCCGGACGCCGCGATCCTCGGCGTGCACAGCGTCGTGCGTCGCCCCATCGTCGCGCCGGACGGCAGCATCGTCGCGGCCGACATGATGTACCTGTCGCTCAGCTTCGACCACCGCCTCGTGGACGGCGCGGAAGCTGCCCGCTTCTGCAAGGAGGTGATCCGCCTGCTGGAGAACCCGGAACTGCTGATGGCCAGCACCTGA